Part of the Nycticebus coucang isolate mNycCou1 chromosome 22, mNycCou1.pri, whole genome shotgun sequence genome, CTCCTtggtcttaatattttttttttctttttgagacagagtctcactcggttgcccttggtagggtgctgtggtgtcatagctcacagcaaccttaaactctcaggctcaagtgatcccaagtagctggcaggcttgcccaccacaacaccccccatttgtctttatttatttattttgagacagagtctcactgtgttgccctcagtagagtgctatggtgtcgtcgctcacagcaacctccaatatttgggcttaagcgattctcttgcctcagccttcctggtggctgtgactacaggggcttgccagaacacctggctgtttttagtagagatggggtctcactctttctccagctggtctcaaacctgtgagctgaggcagtccacccaccttggcctcccagagtgctaggattacaggcatgagccaccaggcctggcttggTCTTACTTTTTTAAAGTACGAAAGCTCATATTTGCAAACTTACCTATTAAgtattttgattgtttttccccaGAGGCTAAAGGCAGCAGTTCACTATACTGTTGGTTGTCTGTGTGAGGAAGTTGCAGTGGACAAAGAGATGCAGTTCAGCAAACAGACCATTGCAGCAATTTCGGAGATGACCTTTCGACAATGTGGTATGAATCCTTGGTCCTTCTATCTGTGTGTAAATCTCAAAGGCTGCTTTCGCTTGGGAGCAGTGTGTAGGTGGGAGCTGTGCAGTGTCTGACCAGCAGACAGAGAACATTGTCATCATTGTGCATTCCTCATGAAACACTTCTTTTTCTTGGCTAGAAAATTTGGATATTTTATGGGAAGaactattgttgtttttttctattatgcTAATATTGGGGCGCTGACACGATTATTTTATTGTGCTTGACGCTGTCCTGATGGCTGGAACATTAGACATTACATtcttcccagctgctcgggaggctgaggcaagagaatcgcgtaagcccaagagttagaggttgctgtgagccgtgtgacgccacggcactctacccaagggcggtacagtgagactctgtctctacaaaaaaaaaaaaaaaaaaaaaaaagacattacattctttatttcagtgctttacaatatttttatatctcCCATACTTTATTTGACAGCTGAACTTGGGGCATTGATATTTACTTGACTTTAGAGGAAATTAATGTCTTTACAAGCCCTAACTGAAGAATTTAAAGTTAAaggatagggcagtgcctgtggctcaaaggagtagggcgccagcaccatgtactggagatggagggttcaaacccgcccccagccaaaaactacaaataaataaataaataaagttaaaggaTAGTTTTTGGAAACCCAAGGTATAGTCACAATTAATGGAAGGCTTGCAATAGATGGTAGAGAGTTCTGAGAAGGACAAGGAGGTCATAATGAATAAAAAAGCTAACAGCTATTCCAAATGGCTGGGCTGCCAGAAGTATCTCCTCCCTGCCTTTAGCAGGGTTTGTTGTATTAGTCATGGTGCTGACTGTAGAAATCAATACTGGgggtagccaggcgttgtggcgggtgcctgtaatcccagctactcgggaggctgaggcaagagaatcacttaagcccaggagttggaggttgctgtgagctgtgtgaggccacggcacactactgagggccataaagtgagattgtctctacaaaaaaaaaaaaaaaagaaatcaatactgGGGTAAGGGTAGCTaaattgtatgtcttttttttttttttccagaaaattttgCCAAAGACCTTGAAATGTTTGCAAGGTGGGTAGAGACCTTGAATATCTGCTGCTGTGTCTGTTTACATTCTTTTGAGACTCTCCATCTGGTGGTGTATTTCGGGAGAGTGTTAGTTATTCacttttttgtgtattttgtggAGGCTTATCTCTAATCATGACTGCAAGAATATAACGTCTACTTTAATCATGTCGATTCAGACTTGTTTGGGCATTTTTTGAAGTTTTCCAAGTGTTTTTTGTTAAAGAACCCAAGTCATTCATTTCCAGGTTAAAAAAGATATGAATAATCTCCAAAAGTCTGAATGTAAGTGGTGAGTGCCTGTTTTAAAACCCACAGCTTCAGGAGGGCTTGATGGCTCAGGGTCTGAGATGCAGCGTCTGGGGGTGGCTGCCCCTCTGCAGAGGGGGCCGTTTTGTATTCTGCCTGGTAATTGCTTGCAGGTGGACAGATAATGACAGGCAGAAGCTTTCTTTTGCTGCATTTATCACAAGTAAGACACACTCCTTAGAAAGTGGGTGACTTGCTTTCAGCTGGTAAAGCTCTGGCTTTTACAGGTGATTTACACTCCTCTCTTCAATTAGTACCTCAGGTAATTGAAAACAATTGCAATGAATTGCTTTTATGAAGCAATTTGAATGACTAAGGCCTGAAAGGGCTAAAGCTTTCTAATTTGCTGCCACTTCCATTCAGTGCCAGCCTCTCCCACACCCCATGCTTTTCACCTTGCTCCCCTGAGCTCTTTGTTTCTCAGATGCAAGGTTTGAATGAATTAAAGCAGTAGGTTCTCAGAGGGCAGGCTCTAAATCTTTCCTATTCCTGTATATATTAGTGCCTAAAAACTACTTAGCATCTCCAGCCTGGCCAGAAGGGACAAGACAGTACTGTAGGCGACTAGATGGCTCTGTGGCTCATTCATTGAATTCAGGCACTTGCCCTCCCCTCATAAGATATATTTATCACCTTTACTTGCCATTTCTGTGTTAGCTGTAGGATGAGACAAcggaaaatttaaaattcttttgtaaaaattgtagaaacaaaatgaaattagaaacatTTAGTTTAGTAACACTTAAGCTTTCAGGTATTCTGTGTCTTTTATAATTACATACAAGGTTGATTTGCCTTCTGCTGGGTAATCAGGGGTGAAGTGGAAGGTGAGGGTAATAAGACAgagactggggcggcgcctgtggctcagttggtagggcgccggccccatataccgagggtggcgggttcaaacccagccccggccaaactgcaacaaaaaaatagctgggcgttgtagcgggcgcctgtagtcccagctacttgggaggctgaggcaagagaatcgcctaagcccaggagttggaggttgctgggagctgtgtgacgccaaggcactctaccgagggccataaagtgaaactctgtctctacaaaaaaaaaagacagagactgtcAGCTCTGTAAGGAAGCACATCATCTTACATGTAAGAGAGTTTGTGGACAGGCTGTCAGCTGCTGTTCTCTAAGATGGAACTCCAGAGACGTCCTTTACTATAAGAGATGGCTCATCTGCGGCAGTATCTGGGCGAGGACAGAGTCCAGTCATGAGGTCCTTGTGGGTTCGGGTAGTGCCCTTCTTCCTGGGCGCAGTCTACACATGTAGAGCTTTGAAGACTCATCCTTTGTTTGaattttacattcattttcatGATATTTCAGTTTGGCTGCATACAAAAAGGTGTTGTTTTAACATTTATCCCTCAATAGTGGTATTCCCAGAAGGTCTTGCTTTAAGTTGTCCCTGTCATATTTTCTCTACTCCTAAGACGATTATTACCCAAATTTGAGAAATCCAAAATATCCACTGCTTTAGGTCTTTATAGCCTGTCCTGGGGGCCTAACCAGTAATTAtaatattgttttttcttttcttttttttttttttgagacagagtctcagtttgttgccctcaccctgggtagagtaccatggcatcatagctcacagcaacctcaaactcttgggctcaagtgatcctcttgcttcagcttcctgaggagctgggactacaggtgcccgccacaatgcctggctgttggtttttttttttttttttgtagagacagagtctcactttatggccctcggtagagtgccgtggcctcacacagctcacagcaacctccaactcctgggcttaaggcgattctcttgcctcagcctcccaagcagggctgttggttttttaaaaatggggtcttgctcttgcttagcctggtgtagaactctgagctcaagcagtctgcccacctgagcctcccagagtgctaggattacagatgtgagctacggAGGCCGGCCCTAACATTGTTTctataagaaaatgaatttaggctcggcgcctgtggctaaagcggctaaggcgccagccacatacataacctgagctgacaggttcgaatccagcccaagcccgctaaacaacaatgacggctgcaaccaaaaaatagccgggcgttgtggtgggcacctgtagtcccagctacttgggagatggaggcaggagaattgcttgagcccaggtttttttttttttttgtagagacagagtctcactgtactgccctccggtagagtgccgtggcatcacacggctcacagcaacctctaactcttgggcttacgcgattctcttgcctcagcctcccgagcagctgggactacaggcgcccgccacaacgcccggctatttttttgttgcagtttggccagggctgggtttgaacccgctaccctcggcatatggggccggtgccctactcactgagccacaggtgccgccctttttttttttttttttttgagacagagcctcaagctgtcaccctgggtagagtgctgtggcatcacagctcacagcaacttctaactcctgggctcaagggattctcctccctctgcctcccaagtagctgggactacaggcgcccaccacaacgcccggctattttttcttttctttttttttttgagacagtcttactatgtcgcgcttcataaagtgctgtggcgtcatagctcacagcaacctcccaactcttgggcttaagcgattctcttgcctcagcctcccaagtagctgggactacaggcgcccgccacaacgcccggctattttttggttgcagttattattgtttagcaggcctgggctgggctcgaacccgccagcttcagtgtacgtggctggcgccctactcactgagctatgggcgccgggccccagctattttttggttgcagccgttattgttgtttggcgggcctgggctggatttgaacctgccagttcaggtgtatgtggctggcgccttagccgcttgagccacaggcgcggagccttgagcccaggagttggaggttgctgtgagctgtgatgccacagcactctatccagggcaacagcttgaggctctgtctcaaaaaaaaagaagttatctcTTGAAATGAACATTATCTCTTGACGTGCAGATATCAGGGTTGTTATCTCATGACAAGTAGATATTGCCAATCATGATGGGATGACACATAGTGTTTGCACATGTAGTAGAATGTGAAGGATTAATTTGACCAAATTATGGGGTATAATTTCTGtgcaattgtatttttttaacttagcaGGTACTCAGTGATGACTACTATGTATGCTGGCCACTTTGCTCATTGTTAAGGATACGAAGATTCCTACTTATTTCTgtttacaaagttttttttttttttttgagacagagtctcactgtggtgtcctcggtagagtgtcttggcgtcacagctcacagcaacctcaaactccagggctcaagtgattctctggttgtagcgtcccaagtagctaggactataggcacttgccacaacaaccagttttttttttttttttagagatggggtcttgctcttgctcaggctggtctccaactcctgagctcaagcaatccgcctatcttggcctcccaaagtgctaggattataggtgtgagccaccatgcctggcctgtttataaaattttccttattttgggTGAGGGGAAGTTAGAAATGGCAAGAGTGTATTgaatagaacatttttttttcatttagtgaGGGTACGAGCATGAATATTGCAAAAGGAAACATATTTGTTTATAATATGATTTGAGTGTTGATATAGATCAGTTTTTACCTTATGAcatttccagaaatatttttttttttttttttttttttttttttttggccggggctgggtttgaacccgccatctccggcatatgggaccggcgccctacccgctgagccacaggcgccgcccccagaaatatttttgttacagaaagGAAGGTGCATTGGTATTTTCAGTGAATTTAGATTCCCAACCCCACGTCTTGGAAAGCATCATCCTGTGACTTCTGTAGAATGTTAACAGTTTCCTGCCTTTTCTCTGGTAACACTTCCATCTTTTACTGAACTCAAAGTAATTACTTGTTGCATAGGACagagagctttttttttgagacagagtctcatatgtcgccttggatagagtgctgtggcatcacagctcacagcaacctcaaactcttgagcttaagcaattctcttgccttagtctcccaagtagctgggactgcaggcatctgccacaatgcctgactattttttggttgcagttgtcgttgtttggcaggcccaggccaggcttgcacccaccagctttggtgtatgtggctggcgccctactcactgagctatggtgctgagcctgaatagagcttattatttcaaattatctttcatagcaaagaaaagagGACTAGAGTgagaattaatttctttcttttttttcctttttttttgttgcagtttggctggggctgggtttgaacctgccaccctcggtatatggggatggtgccctactcactgagccacaggcaccagctaAGGAGCGAGAATTTCAGTCCAAGTTGTGAGCAGGAAACAGACTCCAGTTTTAAGGCTGTTCTGTGTTCCCTCTGGGATATTGTGGAGGCAACGCTttaactgctggtgggaaagggGGCATTAGAAGGCATCTGCATGTGCTTTGTCCTGTAAGTCAGCTTTTGGAGAAgagtttcagaatttttttttcctactttttatttatgGCCCCCCAAACAGAGGTTTAGTTTCAGGATCTTGGCCAGgtgcatggctcacacctgtaatcctagcactctgggaggccgaggtgggtggattacctgagctcaggatttccagaccagcctgagcaagagccagaccccatctctaaaaatagcagggtgttgtggcaggcgcctgtagtctcagctactcaagaggtgaggcaagaagatttcttgagcccaagagtttgaggttgctgtgagctgtaacgccattcAACCCTAGGGTGACTAGGTAAGACTCTGACTCCCTgcaccccccaaaaaagtaaGGATCTTGATGTAAATTAAAGCCATGCTTCTCAGAAATTTCTGATCTCTATGAAGGCAGAGGAGATCTTTGTACTGTAAGACTCGTTTCTTCTACACTAAAGTTACACACTGAcgttctttttgctttttctgtggTGTTTGCTGTGACCAAACAAGTCACTTTTAACTCCTCAGACTTCTTTCTGTGTTCTTACTCTTTGGGTACAGTTGGTCTTCAGGTAAAGGTGGGCAGATAGGCATCTATCTGCTTTCTCTTGGTCTCTTTATTTAATTGATATCTTGGCTAGTAACTTCACTTGTTTTTGTGTCACTGTTGCTTAATGACCTTGATCTAAAAAAGATCAGTTTGGAGTCTGACCATGAACTTTAGTGTTTCATCAAAACTTTAAATAATACCAAGCATTTTGGTGACTTGTTTCTGCCCTCTCTACAGACATGCGAAAAGAACCACAATTAACACTGAAGATGTGAAGCTGTTAGCCAGAAGGAGTAATTCACTGGTGAGAGATgaatttctttcctcactccccTTTCCCATCAGAATACATTATTCCCAATTAATCACTTGAAGCCATGAAGTTATTCCCCAGGGCACCTTGCATTAACAACTAGAGATGGTTGAACTATTCAGACCTGCCCGTAATTTACAGTCTTTCTTTCATTATGATGGATCTTGCTAAGCCAATTTGAAATTTTCTAATCAGCACTCTCTGGATttcataatttgctttttttgtaATATCTCAAAACTTTGCTCCTATGTTTCATTTACAATATGATGTCAGAGACTGGTCACAGGCTGGAGTCTATAGGCATAGCTTTGTTATGGTGTTCATGATTCTTCTGATGGGCCAGGTAAGAAGGCGTATCTATATGGCTGAATGTATAGGGAAaagtagacttttaaaaaatcttctcgggcggcacctgtggctcaaggagtagggcgccggtcccatatgccggaggtggcgggttcaaacctagccccggccaaaataaaaaaaaaaataaaaaataaaaaataaaaaataaaaaatcttctcaAGTCtagggctggatgtggtggcttacgcctgtaatgccagcacttgggaggccaaggcaggtggattgcctgagctcacaggtttgagaccagcctaagctagagtgaaacctagtgtctaaaaatagccgggcattgtggcaggtgcctatagtcccagctacttgggaggctgaggcaagagaattgcttaagcccaggagtttgaggttgctgtgagctgtgacgccacggcactctaccaagggtgataaagggagactctgtctcaaaaaaaaaaaaaatcttaccctcaatgaatccccaacaataaataaaaaaaaaaaaaaaaatctttttcaagTCTGGAAATCACTGACTAAGCCCTCACATTCCAGGTGAAGACACTGGCACCCAGAGATGCCGTGATCATCCCAGGTTTTACAGTTTTCTGAGaccactttttgtttgtttattttgaaacaaGGTCTTGTTCTCTTGCCCAAGTcagagtacagtagcatcatcacagctcactgcaatctcaaagtcttgggcttaagcgtccccagcctccctagtaactgggactataggcgagtgccaccctgcctggctaatctttctatttattatatAGGCAGGGTCTCACGGcactgttcaggctggtctcaatctcctagcctcaaatgatcctcccgtCTCCACCTCCCAAAATGGTTGGtattaacaggcatgagccactgcgcctgggagggtttatagatattattttacatatattatttaatccttacaattgccctgtactttttttttttttttcttttcagtttttggccggggctgggtttgaatccaccacctccggtatatggggccggcgtcctactccttgagccacaggcaccgtcctgccctgtacttttttttttttcttttcttttctttttaatgacaggatcttgttctgttgcctaggctagagtacagtggcatgatcatagctcatggtagccttgaattcctgggctcaagtgatcctcccaccttaggctcctgagtagcagggactataggtataCACTACCATggctggcttatttttctattttttgtagagatggggtcttactatgttgcccaggctgatcttaaaccccgaggctcaagtgatc contains:
- the CENPS gene encoding centromere protein S; protein product: MEEEAAEEQQRFSYQQRLKAAVHYTVGCLCEEVAVDKEMQFSKQTIAAISEMTFRQCENFAKDLEMFARHAKRTTINTEDVKLLARRSNSLVKYITEKSEEIAQINLERKAKKKKKLEDENKNLNEPAEPGAEESEN